atgaagagggCAGAATGCATCAAATGAATAACACGAACGCCACTTGATTTTTCTGTTTCCTTTTGAAGTAAAACCACTTAATTTTCTGATTAGAATAGTTAATGATGTCTACTCTATCAAGCTTGTTGATTTCTGCATCCCAAAACTGACCGTATGTTTTGCAGTGCTATCCGCGAACGATGAGAAGGAGACTATGATGAAGGGGATAAAGCATGGGGCTTGTGACTATTTGGTGAAGCCAGTGCACCTTGAGCAGATTAGGAAAATATGGGTGCATGTTCTGAAGAAGAGTACCTCTGATCCAAGGAACCGAATGAGCGGTGGCAACGATGATGCTCGTCAGAAGTTGCAACCTGGGGGTACTGAGGGTGAGAAGGATGGTGCAAACAGCACCAGGAAGTATTCAAGGAAGAGCAGAAAGGATGGAGATGGCCCTGAAGAGGACAGGAAGAACACAGCCCAGAAGAGGCCACGGGTCCGGTGGTCTGTTCAGCTACACCACAAGTTTGTGGAGGTCGTCAATCAGATTGGCATGGATAGTAAGAGCTCACTGTTCATGGATTGTTCATCAAAAGAAAGCATTTctacttttttttctcataaCAAATATTCTGTTGATGCAAATGCAGGGGCTGTTCCGAAGAAGATACTGGAAATGATGAATGTGGATGGCCTCAGTAGAGAGAATATCGCAAGTCATCTGCAGGTATTGTCTGTACTCTTCGACTTGACTCCTATGTTTGAATTCGTATCATATAAATTGTAGAGTATATTTATTCTTGAGTGAGGATGTGTATTAGAAATTTGGGAAATTTGTTCATATACCATTTAGAGTCTGGGTTTTGCTCGTGTGGCATCCCGAAACTTAATCCTTGTGTGTATGCCACACTGGAATTTGTGTGTGTGCCACTGAAACACACAAATTCTAGTGTGGCATATACACAAAGAATAATTTTGGGATGGCACACGTTCAAAATGCGAACCCTCTGTCATACACACACCCATTTCCCTAGAATTCTTTAACTAATTTTTCATTGCAAAAATGTGAGACAAGTCTGATATACTAGTAATTTAGGTGTTAGTGTGTAATAGGTGTATATCCACATGGGATTAGTGTTGCATATTTAACTATATTCTCTCTTTAATGTTTCTTTCGGAAAAGAAAATCTCTCTTTAGTGCATAGGCAAAGCTCCTGTCATCCGTTAACAGAAAATATATACAAGTAACACTTTAAGTTTTTCCCTTCTGAATATCTTGTATTTGTCCCATGGTTAACAGCACATTTCATTTAATTTATGTCCTTGTCAACCTTTTTTTTAACGAAATGTATTTGCCTTGTGATTTCAGAAGTACCGGATCTACCTGAAAAGGTTCAGCGAAGGCACAGTCAGGCACTCTAATCTATTTGCTGGTGAACCTGAAGGGTACAAATGGAACCCCAACGACATGAATGGACTGCAAAGTTTCAAGAATCACCCTGAACATGGTAGATACCAGCCATCCCCATCCTTTGCTGGCTCTTCAAACTCAAGCAACCCTTTTCCAATGATGAATTCACCATCTGCATTTGGATCAGGGCACGATTTGCTGCCCACTCAGTCAGTTCAGCTCATGAACTCCGAGAGAAATTTGGGCATTCATCTGAAGGACATGGGGCCAGTTGGTCATGGTGGCAACCTGCTCAAGGATGCTGTGCCAGGATCACAGCAGGATGCGAGCAAATTCATCTCTCCTGGCAACTCCTACACAAACATATCGAATGTTCAGCTGAATGTTCAGCTGTCTGGTACAAGCAAATGCTTCCTTTCCGGTCCTTCTGGCAGCTCCGTTGCTAATTCATCAAATAGCATGGCGTTCAACACAAGCAAATCTTTCCCTTTTGGTACTTCTGGCAATTCATCTGCAAACATCTCAAATGACAGCCCACCATTGGCCGCAAGCATCAGCTTTCCTTCCTCTTGTTCTATCAAATCCTATGCAAGCATATTACGTGGCAAGCTGTTGGGAGCAACCAGAGGTATTCCTTTTGATGCCGACAACACCTTTGGAGACATAGCAGATGGTGATATGCTGGCTTCTTCAAGTCATTTACCAGTGCAGTCTCCTGAGTTGGTGAACCAGCCTTCGGTTCAGATACAGTCATCTTCTGCTGACCTATTCAGCAAAGATGTCAGAGAGGCTCCCCAATTTGCTGGACTTAGCAACTCCAGTAACTCCTGGAAAACTGCTGTACCATTGAAGTTTCCTAATGTTGGTCATAAGGATGGAACATCTGAAGGTCCCTTGCAGGAGAACAGCCTCAAAATCAAGCAGCCCTCAAGATTTGCAGCCTCATCTGGCCAGATGCCAACCTTTGGAAATGAATGTCAGAACCAAATGGCAGCACTCATGAAGAAAACTGCACCAGTGGTAGGTTTCAGTGACCAGATGGCACTATTCAACTTAGGAAGCAACATAAACTCTACGGGGATGCCGAATTGTAACTCTGCTCTGGGTAGTGCTTCAAGCATCAGGTCTTCATTGCCTAACCTTCAGATGAACAATTCTGTCATGCCAACCCAGACACTGAATGGTGAGGGTGCAAGTGGTAATCTCCCTGAGAAAGATGGCACAGTTGATCAGCAGGCTGTTAGTGATCAACTGAATAACATCAATGAATCCCGCATGGGAACAAGCGAGGCACAGAATAGGGTGAGTGGTGACTCGGATGATTTCTTCTCTGACTGGCTTAATCAAGTAAGATCCTTTCTCATTCTTTTCCTGCATAAGGTCTGCTCATTTTACTCTTCCTGCTTTGGCGTTTCGATTTTTTCCATCACATTTCATTTTTCAACTTTTGTACAGAAAGCAAATGCATCATACAAGGAAGTTCTTTAAGTGATGTTGGTTCAATTGCTACTAGTTCTTAGTATACATTGCTCTAGCCGTCGAATATAAGACGTCTTCAAAAAGTCAGCGCATTTTGTAATTAATTTCTATCTCGAGTTTTTGCAGGTTTTACATGTGATTTTGCTTAGTAGTTAGGTAAGTTTTTTCTAAATCAAACCTCTTTTCTCACTGCAGGATTTCTTCAATAATGGTGATGCTTTCATGGATGGGGACTGGGAGTTCATCCCTTGAGATCAGCTCTGTGAGGGAGATGTTCTGCATCTGTGTAGTCCAGCTGCTGATCACTCCATGGTTCTTGCATGTTGTATGTGCAAAATTGTGCTATTTGTAATAGACTAGCTAGGAGCAGGTAATCTTCAGCGGCATCCCATGTTCATCTAGTGTGGTCATGCGGAGTTCTCTTTTGTTATGACCGGTATACAGCACAGCCGGCGCAGCAAGAAGGTGTTAGAATCGGTTTAGGAGATGTAATTCGGTTAGGAGATGAAGTCTAGTCAGTTTAGGACAGGAATTAGTTCAGTTCGGTTAGAGATAAGAATCTAGTTCAGTTCGGTTTAGAGATAGAGAAGTCTAGTCGGTTTAGAGATAAGAGTTTAATTGGATCAGGATAGGTATTAGAGATAGATTCCAGAGATATTGTTGGTTTGAATCAGGACTTGTAGGCAGGTTGGGATGTCCCTGGCCGGCTATATATATGGGGCTATGCGCCCAGATTAATTCAAGCAAACAATTACCTCTACTACTATTTCCTTCCTTCTCCTGTCGTGCGATTCCCTTGCCTATTCTTTGCTGTTCTATTTTCCCAACCTCTGCCGTGATCACCAGGAAGGGGATCACGGCGCCCACTAGCAGGAAGTTCAAGCTAAGGCCTAAGGTGCAGCACAGATACAAtctaagatcatctctaattgatcttaatagatattttaaaaattcatctcctataatactattacagcattctcttatactattatagtattttttatttttctatcttcaatagctactttattttctaccttctactactcttctcctcccttcaAACCCACAATCAACCTCTATAAATAGTATTACGGGTACTACAGTGTTTCAACAAATTTGGAGTATCAGATTCTCTCTttaacactgtagcactggatactgTATCTGTTGAAGAGCAAATTCGAGTGTTATAATATTTtcggggtactgtagcagtagaaACCTcctctgttggagatggcctaaggaGATTAGGCCTTACCATATTTCGTGTCAGCTGTAGCTTTCATTGATGGAGGAGGTGTGGGATGTACAACCCTTGCCATTGAGGTTTGTGGCCCCAACGGCTCGCATGTAGGCACCTATTCTCTTTTTGATACATAATCAGCTAGTTCCTTCTAGGAGTCTTTTTCTAGTTGGGATCATAAACAAAGTTATATCAGATCGAACCAGTTTTCGTGTATGTGTTGAACAATTATATGGTATGCTTTTTGTGAACTATTTGAAATGTTGTAATTGATCTGTTTTATTTTCACTCCATGCAATGCTGCTTATTTGTTTCAACTAAACGGATAGCCTTGGTTTACATGTGTGAAACAGACAAAACAAGTGAGCACTGATATAGTCGTATAGCGCCGTTGGTCCTTGTTGTCTTAGAATGGGAACTGTTGTTAGGGTCGACATCAAAGACCCCCGACGCTTCGCTCCGCCAGTCTAGATTTGAGGACCATTAGGCTCAGGACCCTTCTGAGACTCATGTCTCCAGAGGGGTCccagaggctatgccttcaggGCCCTCCTGACTCCTGGAGCCATCAACCCTTTAGAAAGATCAATCAGGAGGGGACCCGTAGGTCGTCTCTCACTTGCAGCGAAATGACCGGCATTTAATACCACTCAAGTGATGTCCACCTGAGAAGTTGCTGTAGTACGGCGTCGGAATAAACGACCAGCTACTAGGACAACAGTCTCACTAGCCATAGCCATGAATTACGGGATTGT
The sequence above is drawn from the Phragmites australis chromosome 10, lpPhrAust1.1, whole genome shotgun sequence genome and encodes:
- the LOC133883187 gene encoding two-component response regulator ORR25-like, with translation MDVGTFPAGMRVLAVDDDGVSLKIIAKQLRICKYDVTTAMCAETALEMLRERKGDNQLDLVITDVHMPDMDGFKLLELIGLEMDIPVIMLSANDEKETMMKGIKHGACDYLVKPVHLEQIRKIWVHVLKKSTSDPRNRMSGGNDDARQKLQPGGTEGEKDGANSTRKYSRKSRKDGDGPEEDRKNTAQKRPRVRWSVQLHHKFVEVVNQIGMDRAVPKKILEMMNVDGLSRENIASHLQKYRIYLKRFSEGTVRHSNLFAGEPEGYKWNPNDMNGLQSFKNHPEHGRYQPSPSFAGSSNSSNPFPMMNSPSAFGSGHDLLPTQSVQLMNSERNLGIHLKDMGPVGHGGNLLKDAVPGSQQDASKFISPGNSYTNISNVQLNVQLSGTSKCFLSGPSGSSVANSSNSMAFNTSKSFPFGTSGNSSANISNDSPPLAASISFPSSCSIKSYASILRGKLLGATRGIPFDADNTFGDIADGDMLASSSHLPVQSPELVNQPSVQIQSSSADLFSKDVREAPQFAGLSNSSNSWKTAVPLKFPNVGHKDGTSEGPLQENSLKIKQPSRFAASSGQMPTFGNECQNQMAALMKKTAPVVGFSDQMALFNLGSNINSTGMPNCNSALGSASSIRSSLPNLQMNNSVMPTQTLNGEGASGNLPEKDGTVDQQAVSDQLNNINESRMGTSEAQNRVSGDSDDFFSDWLNQDFFNNGDAFMDGDWEFIP